The DNA sequence AACTCGAGCGGCCAAAAGAGttgctttttgtgttttcccaAAACGTACATAGTCCCGCTGCAACCATCGACACGGTGGTTCAGGCTGCGACGAAATTTTTCCACCAGCTTAGCAAACCCTTCTTTGTGCCCCTCCACATTTGAACATTGTGACACAAGGAAATTCCACCTCTTCTGGGCATCATTTCTTGGTCTCCACACTCTACGATTTTCACCAGAAACGCAATTTTCACAGCAAAGTTTGGTTTTCCTTCTTGACTTTCTGTCTGTTGCGCACAGACACAGTAAATCCCTGCTCAGTGACACGGGCCCCTGATTCACTTCGGGTTGTGAAACATCTCCCTCACATACACGCTTTCTGGTTGcacttctttccctcatttttttcgGTTGATGTGGTATACCATAAAGGGCGCGATTCAGCATTTGCTTTATTATATCCCCGTTCAACACCCAGTGTCTCTTCGTCATATTCCCATATATCGTTTCGGCAGCGGATGCTACTTGCTTTACCTTCTCCAGTTTCTCATCATCCAAACTTTCTTTGcctgcatttccctcgctcATCGACAGTTTTGCTGCATCCCAAAACACCTTGGAGTATTCACAGCTTTCGTCATTGTTGTCAATACAGGTATTGCTTAATTTCACGTCTCCAGCCAACTCAAGACATCTTGATCCAATCTTCGTCAATGACTTGTTGACTTCCTGGGCTTCTTCTACCCTTTGCAATGCACCTTTCGCGAAATTAATCATACCACATAGGGCTCCAAATTCATCTTCATTGAcaatttttccctccccgaAGATACTTGTTCGGAGCACCAAGGCAAACAAAACGACGCAATATTTAATACCACAcatttttcctgcttttcacTTTGCTCAATATATTCACCTCCTGAAGATACACAGAAAAGGAACTATAAAAGTAGCACAATCTGTACGTTCTACTATTAACATTTCCTGacaccacaaatatataGCATTAACATTCCAACAACATATTGGATAAGTGTAACCGGGTCTCGGAAATAGGGAACCGatgcaacaaaaaacgaaatagAGTTATAGCTTTTACCAATTACACCCCAAGGAGTTCCCGACAAAACATTGTTAAACGCAGTCCCGGTGTGTATGTGAGAGACCCCAGCCGAAAGTAAACTCATTTTCTCATGCTTTAATGTGGAGACCACGTATATTTTAACAGAAacctttttgtgttgtcgTTGTAGCTTGCGCACACTGTTTAATTAAATGGTGAGAAACGCTTATAGAATGCTTTGGGTACAAATGGGATATACATACGTGAAAGTACAGATACGTGCGCACGTATGTGGTCTCCCCACACTGCTTCGCCCTGGGTTACGCATACTCGACAACTTCCTAGCTCGTTGAGAATTACCTCTCTACGAGGTGGAAAACCTTCCTCAAACTCACACACATAAGGAATTCCCTCCCTTTACAGTGGGAATATTCACTGCTTTCGTTTATCACAAACTATAATAAgtgtcaaacaaacaattgattagttttcctttccacaaagATATGCACGCTACACGCGAGTCACTACGAAGTGGAACATATTATCCTAGACTTTTCAACAGTCGGCGATTACTTCACACAAAATACGCTCAATGTGACAAGACAGTTAtgccaacaccaacacataCTCTCTACGGAAATAGTATCGGTTATCTCATGAGcagtttgtgtgtgcatgaTGCTACGAATATTATGAGGGGATATATGTGCGCGCGTATTAGAAGAGGGTAAATGGACGTACAAGCAAAAAGATGTTATCGCGTATAAGCCTTAAAAAACTATGACCTCGGAATAAAGCAAAGAGTCATGGGTTTTAGAGCCCAGCTTTCATTCAAAGTAACGTGCTgtacaaaaaaggaataaaaaaacaacgaccACCAAATATGGTCGGTATGGATCCATTGTTTTGGTTACTCTGTGGCTCAGTCGATTTCATATCCACTGCTTTTTCAGTTTTAGTCTGTGGTCCCTTAATGGTCGGCTTCTCTTGGCCAACTTTTTCGGTCACATTATCTGATGTTTCGGTCGCGGGCTTCTCTTTGGGTTTCTCTTTAGATTCCTTCTCAGTACTTGCTCGTGCTGGTGCTGATACGGTAGCAGTTCTCTGGCTCTCATGGTTTGATTCACCCACATTAATATCTGGGAGGTTGCTGCAGTCGGGGCCGGCCTCGCGAtgtgcctcctcctcctttttgatAATTTGATCGACGCGATCGTGGGTGCACAGGTAATGGGTCGTTCTTCCACCTGTTGTAAAACGCAAAGGACATGAGTTTCCAACGGCTACCAACCTCACCTCTTCCGAGCCCAGTTTGCAGTGTCTTGATAACGAATCTCCTACATACTTCGCCAACTTCTTACAAACAGCCCTGTGTACTCCATCCTTTCTGCACACTTCGTCAGTAGGCCACTGAAGTTCTATTTCGACGAAATCCGGTCCAAGGGCGAGGTTTGAACGGGCcgaaaacacacacaggaATAGCAGCACTCTCCTCATTTTACACCTACGgcaggaacaaagaaaagatacGAGAAGAAAATCAATGCTCTAGTTTACACAACttaccaaaaaaaataacatacCCTGCACAGCAACGTACATGATGTTTCGCTAGCACTACAACCTCCCAAGTCTGCAAATACCCGCCTGTTGTGCACACGTGGAAGAAGcagaccacaaaaaaaaaccgtttGATTGCTAACCTTCCGTGACGGTTGAACAACAAAACCACCATGTCCCCTGAGAAAATAGTGGGGTGCACCCTCCCTACATTTTATTATAGTGCAGTTTCAGCGTGGAAAACATGAGCATAAAACACAACCCCGGAACAAGATTAGACGTTCTTAACCAAAAGCAAACTTACACCTTCCAACATCATAACTAAATTAAACAAGGTGAATCACACCGACCGTATAAGATAATGATTAAATTGCAAGAAACGTCAGTGAAAGAATCTGTGTGCGCGTACTGCACCTTCATTACTAAGAACAAGGCAGATGGAGGGATTGAAATGCTTTCTTTCAATTTTATCGCCACcgttattttcattattttgaAAGTGCAGATGGCGTGCGTAGTAGAATGTGTTAGGTTGTATCGTTTGAGCTAAGTCAACGTCCGTGATAGGGACACACTCATTCAAAATAACCAGTCCTGACGTTCTGCTTTTTCTGTTACAGGATAAAGAGGGTGCACTCTCATTGCACAAAATCCAAAATCATCCACCCTTCGGATAGCTTCCATCATCACAAAATATCCCTCAAGCATTTTCCACCCTTCCTATCAAGACTAAAATATTGCGGAAGTGAATTTAATCGCTTTCAATTCTAGTTTGATTTAGTGAAGTGCTCCAAGCGTTCCAGTTAACAGCATCACAATATTTGTACCAAAAGCAAATGCTCCCATTATGTGTGCTTGAATATTTCCTCCCTACAATCATATATTATTGTGTCCCCCTACCCCCAGCACCGGattgattattatttccgGTATCTTTTCCGTATTATTTTTGCTACCCCTATTTTTCACATCCCCGATTTTTCCATCCCTTTTtacatccttttcttttaccattATTGGTCAGCTTGATCCCATTGGAATAAATACGTGTGTTACAAATCATACTCAGCCCCTCCTAACACCCCCTGTTGGAAATAATTCTTCGAGGTCGCCTTCCAACTTCTCAATGGCACTCTTCAGCTCTCTTCCCTCTACATTGTCCTCACTTGAATCACCCATTAACGTCGCAATTTCCCGCAATTCACCCAACCAAGGTATGTCCTCAACCATCCCAGCCCTGGTGTTTATAATGTAATGCACACCCGGGCCAGGTACGTACCCCGACAGGAACTCGAGCGGCCAAAAGAGttgctttttgtgttttcccaAAACGTACATAGTCCCGCTGCAACCATCGACACGGTGGTTCAGGCTGCGACGAAATTTTTCCACCAGCTTAGCAAACCCTTCTTTGTGCCCCTCCACATTTGAACACTGGGACACAAGGAAATTCCACCTCTTCTGGGCATCATTTCTTGGTCTCCACACTCTACGATTTTCACCAGAAACGCAATTTTCACAGCAAAGTTTGGTTTTCCTTCTTGACTTTCTGTCTGTTGCGCACAGACACAGTAAATCCCTGCTCAGTGACACGGGCCCCTGATTCACTTCGGGTTGTGAAACATCTTCCTCACATACACGCTTTCTGGTTGcacttctttccctcatttttttcgGCTGATGTGGTATACCATAAAGGGCGCGATTCAGCATTTGCTTTATTATATCCCCGTTCAACACCCAGTGTCTCTTCGTCATATTCCCATATATCGTTTCGGCAGCGGATGCTACTTGCTTTACCTTCTCCAGTTTCTCATCATCCAAACTTTCTTTGcctgcatttccctcgctcATCGACAGTTTTGCTGCATCCCAAAACACCTTGGAGTATTCACAGCTTTCGTCATTGTTGTCAATACAGGTATTGTTTAATTTCACGTCTCCAGCCAACTCAAGACATCTTGATCCAATCTTCGTCAATGACTTGTTGACTTCCTGGGCTTCTTCTACCCTTTGCAATGCACCTTTCGCGAAATTAATCATACCACATAGGGCTCCAAATTCATCTTCATTGAcaatttttccctccccggAGATACTTGTTCGGAGCACCAAGGCAAACAAAACGACGCAATATTTAATACCACAcatttttcctgcttttcacTTTGCTCAATACATTCACCTCTTGAAGATACACAGAAAAGGAACCATAAAAGTAGCACAATCTGCACGTTCTATTATTAACATTTCCTGacaccacaaatatataGCATTAACATTCCAACAACATATTGGACAAGTGTAACCGGGTCTCGGAAATAGGGAACCGatgcaacaaaaaacgaaatagAGTT is a window from the Trypanosoma brucei brucei TREU927 chromosome 8, complete sequence genome containing:
- a CDS encoding variant surface glycoprotein (VSG)-related, putative, yielding MCGIKYCVVLFALVLRTSIFGEGKIVNEDEFGALCGMINFAKGALQRVEEAQEVNKSLTKIGSRCLELAGDVKLSNTCIDNNDESCEYSKVFWDAAKLSMSEGNAGKESLDDEKLEKVKQVASAAETIYGNMTKRHWVLNGDIIKQMLNRALYGIPHQPKKMRERSATRKRVCEGDVSQPEVNQGPVSLSRDLLCLCATDRKSRRKTKLCCENCVSGENRRVWRPRNDAQKRWNFLVSQCSNVEGHKEGFAKLVEKFRRSLNHRVDGCSGTMYVLGKHKKQLFWPLEFLSGYVPGPGVHYIINTRAGMVEDIPWLGELREIATLMGDLSEDNVEGRGLKSAIEKLEGDLEELFPTGGVRRG
- a CDS encoding variant surface glycoprotein (VSG)-related, putative; translated protein: MCGIKYCVVLFALVLRTSISGEGKIVNEDEFGALCGMINFAKGALQRVEEAQEVNKSLTKIGSRCLELAGDVKLNNTCIDNNDESCEYSKVFWDAAKLSMSEGNAGKESLDDEKLEKVKQVASAAETIYGNMTKRHWVLNGDIIKQMLNRALYGIPHQPKKMRERSATRKRVCEEDVSQPEVNQGPVSLSRDLLCLCATDRKSRRKTKLCCENCVSGENRRVWRPRNDAQKRWNFLVSQCSNVEGHKEGFAKLVEKFRRSLNHRVDGCSGTMYVLGKHKKQLFWPLEFLSGYVPGPGVHYIINTRAGMVEDIPWLGELREIATLMGDSSEDNVEGRELKSAIEKLEGDLEELFPTGGVRRG